GGCACAAATGATGAGGATGCAATGTGTCCTCAAAGCCTTGTGGATGAACCATATAAACCTCTTCATGAAGAATGCCATTGAGAAATGCATTTTGCACATCAAGTTGTTGAATAGACCAACTATTAAAAATTTCTAGAGAGAGAATAGTAAGAATAGTGGTCGATATAATGATGGGGCTAAAGGTCTCATTATAGTCCAAACTAGGTTGCTGATGGAAGCCCTTTGCAACTAGTTGAGTCGTATAGCGTTTAGTGGTACCATCGGCTTTCCATTAATCCCGTACACCCACTTGCAACCAACTAAATTCATAGAATTATTGTAAGGTACAAGGGACCAAATATTATTTCGTAGCaaagcattaaattcattaCCCATGGCGAAGTGCCAATGGGGGACCCTGTTGTCTTGGTAGAAACATATCGGTTCAGTGGGGGAGGCAATGGTGGTGGGGGTTTCAAGGAGAGTGGTGGGCTAGAGAAGAATGAGGAAGGGACGGTCATTATAAATGTCAGAAAGAGTGTAGGCTACATAAGGGTGCTGTTGATGGGGAGGGTGGGATGATCATGAAGTGTATTAGGGTGGAACAGGCATGGTGAAAGTAGGACAAGAGTTGGGGGCCAGAACCCAGGGAGTGGGGCTAGACATGGAAACTTTAGGTATAGAGGTAGTAGGGAAGCTGTGAAAGGGAAAGATAGATTCATCGAACCGGACGTGGTGTGAAACATTATTGCAATGGGTGGTGAGATCCACAAAACGGTAACCAACATGGGAGGGAatatatcctaagaaaacacagaaaGAGGATCACGGATCCATTCTATGATGATTATACAGATGAAGCCAAGAAAAACATAAACAACCAAAGACCTTGAGAAAGGAATAATCAAGAACTCTGTGAGTTACAAGTTGATAGGGAGAGAGATTCCCTGTAATAAGTGAAGGCATTCGATTAATAAGGTACACTACAAACTCAAAGCATAGTCCTAATAGACGAGTGGGAATAGCACCATGAGTAAGAAGGGTGAGACCAGTTTTGGCTATGTGTCAATGACGGCACTCAACTGTCACTTATTGCTAGTGTGTGTGAGGACATTAGACAAGGTGTTGGATACCAAGGGtaggaaagaaggaagagaggaaacATAATTCACCTCCCCATTCAGTTTGAATATATTTTGTGGTTGAACATTATCTTTTAGCTAAAGCTTGAAAGgtcttaaaaataaaacaaaacatcaGATTTTTAGTGGATAAAACCAAATGTACTTAATaaagtcatcaataaaaataacaaaataacgaattcctttagaagagaCTGTGTGGGGCAAGGACCCCAAACATCACTGAAAACTAAGTTTAAAGGGGAAGAACTGTGGGAGGAAGTTTCATGAAGAGGAATATGACTAGCTGTTCCTATTTGATAATCAGGGCACAAATGAGGAGACTTGAGAAGATAGTGATCACGAAGCATGAGACAAAGGACCCAATCATGAGGGTGACCTAAATGATGGTGCCATCGAACATAGGAGGATGCAACAACTAGATTGGTAGATAAAGGATGTGCAGAAGACATGGAGTAGAGCCCATTCTTACTCGGTCTGACAAGAAGAGTTTGCTTGGACATCAGATCTTTCACAAGAAAATGAGTAGGGTGAAATTCAAAGTAGACATTGTTATCATGACAAAATTTTTGGTTAGAGATTAAAGAGTTTGTAAAGGAAGGGACACATGATAcattagaaagaagaaaacaacgAGAAGGAGATAATAAGGAGACAATACCAGTATTGGAATGGAGAGACCAATACATTGCCAACTTGAAGCTGATTGTTACCTGCGTATGGATTAAAAGTGGAGAAAGATTGGAGGTCAGGAGTGGCATGGTGAGTGGCCACCGGTATCAGGTATCCAAGAATTGGTGGTGGGGGAGGTTATTGAGGAGAATGGATGGTTTAATAAGCAAGGGGTGGATGATTGGTGGAAATAAGGTTAGGGGTGTATGGTGTAGTAGGCAATGGGGGAAAGATTGTTGTGTTGGAAAGGTTGATATGATTGTAGAGCGGGTGGTAGTGGGTGTTTGTATTATAGGCCCGATGATTACTAACGATAGTAGTAAGTGTCTTCCTGATGGTTGGTGCAACTGAAAACTTTGCAAGGGTTGTGAGCAAAAGTATTAGAGCGACCAAAGCCACGACCACGACTATGACCCCAAGGGGAGCTATTGCCACGACCTTGTTGGGAGAGGTGGACGGAAGCATCCGCCAACGGATCCATGATTGCTCggaaagaatgaagaaaaaactcATGACTCATTAAAAGACCGTGAAGCTCAGTGTAGCGAATCAGATCTGACTGTGCCATCATGGTAAGGACTAATGACTGGTACTCATTCCGAAGGGAACGAAAGATATGAATGTTGAAGTCTTCAAGGGGAAGAGGTTTCCCAATAGTTGCTAATTCATCAGAGAGAGCTTTGGCATGGTGAAGAAACTGAGTGATAGTTTTATCAGGCTTGTCAATTAAGTTTTGAAGAGCAACATGAAGAGACAATATGCATGTGGTGGAGGTGGAACTGTACACAACATGGATGGCATCCCATATTTCTTTATTGGTGGTGCAACCAAGTGCTAAGAAGAGACCATCATCGGAGAGAGAGATAGTTAAGAGACTCATAATGGAGGCATCCTTTTCACGACAACTTGCAGCTTGAGTTGGATCTTGAGGGCGTGGTTTGTCATCAGATACATAGTCATAGAGACGTTGGCCGATGAGGTATGGAACAATTTGTGTCTTCCAATAAACATAGGTCTTAGACATAATTTGAGGGATATGAAATGGTGAGCATAGAGTGATTGGGGGAAGAGAAGGTGCTTGAGTATTGGGGATGACAGTGTTGTTGGTGTCGGCCATTGGAGAGGAAGAACTCCCACTCGTTGGACGTGGGGAAAAAATTTTTAGAGGAGAGAGTGCTCGGTCAAGCGTGTAGCTTTTGATACCATTTTAACTTAATGAATTCACTGCTTTGGTTTATGTTCACCATTTCTTAAATAGAGTACATTGTATGTGTCATTGTAATAGACAAAGATTACAATATCTCAGTATCTTTAATGATATATGGACAATGACATTGTCTTCTATGAAAACATAATGAAACTTCAATTCTTGTGTCAACAATGGTAGGAGACACATTATCCTATCATAAAATGAAACTTCAATGCTTGTGTAAACAATGGCTCATTTATGTGAGTGAGGTTTGTTGTGAAATTGTCAATGGTAGAGTCATAGTGTCATGGAGATGTTAAGATCAATGACAGCGGCGACATTGGGCTCGAGAACGGCTAGAATTATCCATCAATCTTGACAACTCGAGGATGATAGAAATTACATAGATAGAATCTCTGTTGATAGGTTTAAACGGTACCTGTTTGTTGCAATTTTGTTGTCTcaacaaaaaaatcttgaaattatgAGGGTCCATACTCATGTGCAACCCATCACAAAATTTcttcaagtcatcttcttttGCTCCTAACGAGACAACTGGTACCACAATTGTGCTTTTTCCTCCAAGTGAAATCAAGCGGCCGGCACACATTCCTCTTCGGGTGTCTGGTGAAAGTGAAAAAATTGCTCAACCCTACAAACCCAAGTGGTAGTATACTCCATACCATTGAAATGGGGAAAGTCAAGATTCACAAGTTTGGGAGCGAAAGATTGTCCAAAACCATTCAGCCAACTCCTAAGTGTCATCGCAGGTCGTCCATCATGAGCCGGTGGTGGATTTGTGGAATTTTCTCCCTCTCGCTCTGGTGGGTTTGTACTTGTTCCAAGTCTTTCAAGCACTTCATTGAGTTCTCTTATAATTTGTTGTTGCCCTTCTGAGAGAGATTCCACCTCTTTTTCAAGGTTTTCCACCCTTTGATCCATGTCCAGGGTATGTGCACTAATTGACCTCGCTTCTCTATTTTGGAAGGtaattaaaggaaaagaaggaaaataatcGCAGAGCTCAATTGGCGTAATTGGGAGGTAGCCGACCCAACTCTATCTTGGACGAGATTCAGGATGCGGATATTTCTCTCCTTGATTCTGATGCCAAAGTATGTGATTTTATAAGAAATGATGATTGGAGCCTTCCAGATGTCAACTCAGATCTCCTCCGAACTATTTTTAAGGCAGTCAAAGAGATAAAAATTCCCAACGGTCAAGTGGAGGACTTATGCATATGGCAATTGACTTCGTTAGGATCTTTCTCTACTGCTTCTACTTGGGATAGtatcaaaagaaaatcgccaAAATCTTTTCTCAAAGAGAAATTGTAGGATTGTAATAGCATGTCATTCCTCATTTTGTCTCATGAATAAAAATAGCTGTTAACAGACCCATATGACAACCAGTTATAACTTTTTCCACTACATATAACTACCCTTCATATACGATAATAACTTCCTTCCACTACATACCCACTCACATACCCATTAACTACACCATATGATAACTCACTAATAACTGACACTAGTCATCACAACTCACATGACAAACACCTACTCACCATAACACATATGATAACCACATACTGAACATAACACATGATAACCACATACTGAACATAACACATGATAACCATCTTCCATCCCTACGTGCATGCATGGAAATGAGTTAGCACGTATCAAATGGCCCCTACGTAGGCTGGGCTTTTTGCCAAAGCTCATGATGAGTTTCTCCCCAGCATGAATATCACATGGTTTACTTAACGAAACCAAGAAGCTTGAATATGTACTACTATTGGCGGGTCCCTTATCGTACTCTTTCCTTTTAAGTTGCATAGTAGTTGGTATAATTACATAACCATTGATGGGCTCAAGGGGAGACCAGAGGTTTGTCTGCGTGTAACTGAGGTTTAATTTTGGGTCTGAATCATAAAATGAGGCGAATTCGTGATGTTCCtcgtaagaaaaaaaaaatgaaaatcacaaTCACTTTCTCCTGGGGGTTAAGATTTTACCATTTTAGAATTTGGCACCTTCTGGTGTGCCCTCGAAAGTTGTTTGAGCTCTAGAGCTATTCAACCCTAGTAAAGCTTGTTGAACTCTCCTCCATCTCAGCTGCATCCACCCACAGTACTAGAAACAGCTGTGACATTGTAGCCTCTCTACTTTCGAAGAAATCACGGATAAAATCTTTGAcctcctctatcacatggattaATGCATGTATTACTAAGTCGCAAATAGTAAACCATAATACTTCATTAGATTGGTGAAACCTAGAATATCCCTATAATTAAAATTTAACGATGGATGCATCATACCCATTACAAAAGAACTCATTTACGATGGTGATAATTATCAATCAGTAATAACGATTTTTGTTATATAAATTTTGCTGC
This DNA window, taken from Macadamia integrifolia cultivar HAES 741 unplaced genomic scaffold, SCU_Mint_v3 scaffold812, whole genome shotgun sequence, encodes the following:
- the LOC122070037 gene encoding uncharacterized protein LOC122070037; protein product: MADTNNTVIPNTQAPSLPPITLCSPFHIPQIMSKTYVYWKTQIVPYLIGQRLYDYVSDDKPRPQDPTQAASCREKDASIMSLLTISLSDDGLFLALGCTTNKEIWDAIHVVYSSTSTTCILSLHVALQNLIDKPDKTITQFLHHAKALSDELATIGKPLPLEDFNIHIFRSLRNEYQSLVLTMMAQSDLIRYTELHGLLMSHEFFLHSFRAIMDPLADASVHLSQQGRGNSSPWGHSRGRGFGRSNTFAHNPCKVFSCTNHQEDTYYYR